A single window of Deinococcus misasensis DSM 22328 DNA harbors:
- a CDS encoding type II secretion system F family protein, whose product MPTFQYKVRSNNGQVITSTIEAESIDQVRNALRQRGFFIVDIKAPATGLNQDIKIPGLDRPAGLKEVAIFARQMATMIQAGVPLIQALVILQKQSEHKGMQETIRKVRSEVESGLSFSEALAKYPKVFNRLFLNLVRSGEVSGNLEVVLDRVSGFYEKELELRGKIKNALTYPAIVLVFAIAITYFLMTTIVPQFASILDQLGAEQPALTKALVAISNFLQHQTWLMILIVAAVTFALRAYYQTKQGRWVIDGFKLKVAVFGPLTQRSTIATFSRTFGLLLSSGVNIIESLDITKGTANNVIVESAISNAQLSVMSGDPMSNALATSPVFPPMVISMISIGEEAGALDQMLNKIADYYDREVEEAINSLTAAIEPIMIVVLGAIVGCIVAGMFLPMFSIINALSQ is encoded by the coding sequence ATGCCGACTTTTCAGTATAAGGTACGCTCGAACAATGGTCAGGTGATCACCTCTACCATCGAGGCAGAGTCCATTGACCAGGTGCGCAATGCACTCCGGCAACGTGGCTTCTTCATCGTAGACATCAAAGCACCTGCCACAGGTTTGAATCAGGACATCAAAATCCCTGGCCTCGACCGACCCGCAGGACTCAAAGAAGTGGCGATTTTTGCCCGTCAGATGGCCACCATGATTCAAGCCGGTGTACCGCTGATTCAGGCTCTGGTGATTTTGCAGAAACAATCTGAACACAAAGGCATGCAGGAAACCATTCGCAAAGTGCGTTCAGAAGTGGAAAGCGGTCTTTCTTTCTCTGAAGCCCTTGCCAAGTACCCCAAAGTGTTCAACCGACTTTTCCTCAACCTGGTCCGTTCAGGGGAGGTTTCAGGCAACTTGGAAGTGGTGCTGGATCGGGTCAGTGGTTTCTATGAGAAAGAACTCGAGTTGCGCGGCAAAATCAAAAATGCCTTGACCTATCCTGCCATCGTTCTGGTTTTTGCCATTGCGATCACTTACTTTTTGATGACCACCATCGTTCCCCAGTTTGCCAGCATCTTGGACCAACTGGGCGCCGAACAACCCGCCTTGACCAAAGCCCTTGTGGCCATCTCCAACTTCTTGCAACATCAAACTTGGCTGATGATTTTGATTGTTGCTGCTGTCACTTTTGCACTCAGGGCCTATTATCAGACCAAACAGGGCCGCTGGGTCATTGACGGCTTCAAACTGAAGGTGGCGGTTTTTGGTCCTCTCACCCAGAGGTCCACCATCGCTACCTTTTCCCGCACCTTTGGATTGCTGCTTTCCAGTGGGGTCAACATCATTGAGTCTCTGGACATCACCAAAGGCACCGCCAACAATGTCATTGTGGAGTCTGCCATTTCCAATGCGCAGCTCAGCGTGATGTCTGGGGATCCGATGTCCAATGCTCTGGCCACTTCTCCAGTCTTCCCTCCCATGGTGATTTCCATGATCAGCATCGGTGAAGAAGCAGGTGCTCTGGACCAGATGCTCAACAAAATTGCAGACTATTACGATCGGGAAGTGGAAGAAGCAATCAACTCCCTGACTGCAGCCATTGAGCCCATCATGATTGTGGTGCTGGGTGCCATCGTCGGATGCATTGTGGCAGGGATGTTCCTTCCCATGTTCTCCATCATCAACGCCCTCAGTCAGTGA
- the scpB gene encoding SMC-Scp complex subunit ScpB, with protein MLDVMGAALLAAGRPVSPQELSRLLGLPEEAVHRGMQELNGTLRQVGLAVEAVAGGYRLIVAPELVPALEPLMAPPPLPALSQAALEVLAIVAYKQPITRADIELMRGSSASSLITLQERELIKVVGRKDVIGKPLLYGTTEKFLLEFGLKDLSELPALELEGLTEFLRG; from the coding sequence ATGCTTGATGTGATGGGTGCAGCCCTTCTGGCAGCAGGAAGACCCGTTTCCCCGCAAGAACTGTCCAGACTTCTGGGTTTGCCCGAAGAAGCCGTGCACAGGGGCATGCAGGAGTTGAACGGGACCTTGCGTCAAGTGGGTCTTGCCGTTGAAGCCGTGGCCGGAGGATATCGCCTGATTGTGGCTCCAGAGCTTGTCCCTGCCCTGGAGCCCCTGATGGCCCCTCCACCTCTTCCAGCGCTGTCTCAGGCGGCTCTGGAGGTGCTGGCCATTGTGGCCTACAAGCAACCCATCACCCGTGCCGACATTGAACTGATGCGCGGCAGTTCTGCCAGCAGTCTGATCACCTTGCAAGAGCGTGAACTGATCAAAGTGGTGGGTCGCAAGGATGTGATTGGTAAACCTCTGCTTTATGGCACCACCGAGAAATTCCTGCTGGAATTTGGCCTCAAAGACCTGTCTGAACTTCCTGCTCTGGAACTGGAAGGACTCACAGAATTTTTGCGGGGCTGA
- a CDS encoding L-threonylcarbamoyladenylate synthase, whose amino-acid sequence MNHSTVNHQAFVTVQSGGLVAIPTETVWGLACDPFNVSAVQRFYAVKGRDPSKPSQVLCASRELAMKLAFLPENEQQQFRQLCEKFVPGPLTVVVPAVSSLPDWVAPKGKVGVRVPDHPVTLAFLEQCGGYLLASSLNRSAEPPALSHERALELKELYDVILPGEISKGQSSTVYDFTEHKILREGPISLAEIEAVLNA is encoded by the coding sequence ATGAATCACAGCACAGTCAATCATCAAGCATTTGTAACAGTTCAGTCCGGAGGTCTGGTGGCCATTCCCACCGAAACCGTCTGGGGGCTGGCCTGTGATCCGTTCAACGTTTCTGCTGTCCAGCGTTTTTACGCCGTCAAAGGCAGAGACCCATCCAAGCCTTCTCAGGTGCTGTGTGCTTCCCGTGAACTCGCCATGAAACTGGCTTTTCTGCCCGAGAACGAGCAACAGCAGTTTAGACAGCTCTGTGAGAAATTCGTTCCCGGCCCTCTGACGGTGGTGGTTCCTGCGGTGTCCTCCTTGCCCGATTGGGTTGCCCCCAAGGGCAAAGTGGGGGTCAGGGTGCCAGACCATCCTGTGACGCTGGCCTTCTTGGAACAATGTGGAGGATACCTGCTGGCCAGCTCCCTCAACCGCAGCGCAGAACCCCCTGCCCTGAGCCATGAACGGGCTTTGGAACTGAAAGAACTCTACGACGTGATTTTGCCCGGTGAAATCAGCAAAGGACAATCCAGCACCGTGTATGACTTCACAGAACACAAAATTCTCAGGGAAGGTCCCATCTCCCTTGCAGAAATTGAGGCTGTGCTCAATGCTTGA
- the gatA gene encoding Asp-tRNA(Asn)/Glu-tRNA(Gln) amidotransferase subunit GatA, translating into MLTAAEIAQKIRAGELSAVEVAQQSLQTIQQKDPEVQAFLSVTEELALERAARIDEAVRLGSPVGPLAGVPVAIKDNMNLKGTRTTCGSRILENYLSPYSATVVERLLAAGAIPVGKVNMDEFAMGSSTENSAMKRTVNPWDHDRVPGGSSGGSAAAVSAGMTPIALGSDTGGSVRQPGAFTGTLALKPTYGRMSRYGLVAFASSLDQIGPLALSTRDLALVMDATSGRDPLDSTSLDVKPDFVSALGQDIKGMRFAYIKESLGAGNTPGVQAALERTREVLESLGATFSEVSLPTLEYGIAAYYLICTSEASSNLARYDGMVYSSRVQSEEFNTSMSQTRGEHFGHEVKRRILMGTYALSSGYYDAFYSKAMKVRKLIAQDFQRAFEQFDVLVTPTSPFPAFKFGEKSSDPVAMYQSDVDTVSINLAGVPAISVPAGFETLEGKDLPIGIQFIAPALKDERLISVSDAFEKATERAYLKVAP; encoded by the coding sequence ATGCTTACGGCCGCAGAAATCGCACAAAAAATTCGTGCTGGAGAGCTGAGCGCTGTCGAAGTGGCGCAACAGTCTTTGCAGACCATTCAACAGAAAGACCCCGAGGTTCAGGCCTTTTTGAGCGTCACCGAAGAACTTGCTCTGGAACGTGCAGCCCGCATTGATGAAGCGGTGCGTCTGGGAAGCCCTGTGGGGCCTCTGGCCGGTGTACCTGTGGCCATCAAAGACAACATGAACCTCAAGGGCACCCGCACCACTTGCGGGTCCAGAATTCTGGAAAATTACCTCAGCCCTTACTCTGCAACCGTGGTGGAGCGTTTGCTGGCCGCTGGGGCCATTCCTGTCGGCAAGGTCAACATGGATGAATTCGCCATGGGATCCAGCACAGAGAACAGCGCCATGAAGCGCACCGTGAACCCTTGGGACCATGACCGTGTGCCGGGTGGTTCTTCTGGCGGAAGTGCTGCTGCTGTGTCCGCAGGCATGACCCCCATTGCTCTGGGCAGCGACACCGGAGGAAGTGTGCGCCAACCCGGAGCCTTCACGGGTACCCTTGCTCTGAAACCCACCTATGGCCGCATGAGCCGCTATGGTCTGGTGGCTTTTGCCAGTTCACTGGACCAGATTGGACCGCTGGCCCTGTCCACCCGAGACCTCGCACTGGTCATGGATGCCACCAGTGGCCGTGATCCTCTGGACTCCACCAGCCTGGATGTCAAGCCGGATTTCGTGTCTGCACTGGGTCAGGACATCAAAGGCATGCGTTTTGCCTACATCAAAGAATCGCTGGGGGCAGGAAACACCCCCGGTGTGCAAGCCGCTCTGGAACGCACCCGAGAGGTTCTGGAAAGCCTCGGGGCCACCTTCAGCGAAGTGTCTTTGCCCACATTGGAATACGGCATTGCTGCCTATTACCTGATTTGCACCAGTGAAGCCTCGTCCAACCTCGCCCGTTATGACGGCATGGTTTATTCCAGCCGTGTGCAATCAGAAGAGTTCAACACCAGCATGAGCCAGACCCGAGGGGAGCACTTCGGCCATGAGGTCAAACGCCGCATCCTGATGGGCACTTACGCCCTGTCCAGTGGGTACTACGATGCCTTCTACTCCAAGGCCATGAAGGTCCGCAAGCTGATCGCTCAGGACTTCCAGCGTGCTTTCGAGCAGTTTGATGTGCTGGTGACCCCCACCAGCCCTTTCCCAGCGTTCAAATTTGGAGAGAAGTCCAGCGATCCGGTGGCGATGTACCAGAGCGATGTGGACACTGTCAGCATCAACCTTGCAGGGGTTCCAGCCATCAGTGTGCCAGCAGGCTTTGAGACCTTGGAAGGCAAGGACTTGCCCATCGGCATCCAGTTCATTGCGCCTGCACTCAAAGACGAGCGTCTGATCTCGGTGTCTGATGCCTTCGAGAAGGCCACCGAACGGGCTTACCTGAAGGTTGCACCTTAA